A genomic window from Fibrobacterota bacterium includes:
- a CDS encoding PAS domain S-box protein, with translation MARSILILVTLLMAVFGAMLHMGIYAASAALLPVLVVIAWLIWSRRAALVLTIVVVAGFVCLALLHIAGWASIPYDVRLFDRMPTYWLNLSAVYTLAGVLMFGVTYTLLHRMQAAVRSANESEKSVRGNQERLAEILRGIHDVVFLHDPRTGLILEAFGRVQEMYGYGPEDLIGKDVQAVSAGFAPWSRDEAKDWIDQAKLEGFAIFPWKARRADGTLFWVEVSIRPIHLVGEEKILVTVSDIDGFVNAQSDLATINAELESRVEQRTLEIQQEREAARAFAYSVSHDLRSPLRAINGFTKILREDFESSLPSEGRQALVRIESAAERMGGLIEALLSLSKVDRHPVHLSQVDISCLIQEVREELCAAAQCPGAGKSCCNVQWSVASLPSLLTDHALARMVLTNVLGNACKFIRPDSIQRIEIFAQERADGIWCVVSDNGVGFDMAYADKLFQAFQRLHSDSVDGIGIGLATVKKALDRLGGAIEAEGVVGAGATFRFRLGPAANNVRDEV, from the coding sequence ATGGCTCGGTCCATTCTTATCCTGGTCACGCTGTTGATGGCTGTGTTCGGAGCGATGCTCCACATGGGGATTTATGCCGCAAGTGCCGCCTTGTTGCCCGTGTTGGTGGTCATCGCCTGGTTGATTTGGTCGCGAAGGGCCGCGCTGGTGCTGACCATCGTGGTGGTCGCAGGATTTGTGTGCCTTGCCTTGCTGCACATCGCCGGGTGGGCCTCGATCCCCTACGACGTCCGTTTGTTCGATCGGATGCCGACGTACTGGTTGAACTTGTCCGCTGTGTATACGCTTGCGGGCGTGCTGATGTTCGGGGTCACATACACTCTCCTGCACAGGATGCAAGCCGCGGTTCGCAGCGCCAACGAGAGCGAGAAATCCGTGCGGGGCAACCAGGAGCGCTTGGCGGAAATCCTTCGAGGGATTCACGATGTCGTGTTCCTTCATGATCCGCGAACAGGATTGATCTTGGAGGCTTTTGGTCGTGTTCAGGAGATGTACGGATATGGACCCGAGGATTTGATCGGAAAGGATGTCCAAGCGGTTTCCGCGGGGTTTGCGCCCTGGAGCAGAGACGAAGCCAAAGATTGGATCGATCAGGCGAAGCTGGAAGGCTTCGCGATCTTCCCTTGGAAAGCGCGTCGAGCCGACGGGACACTGTTTTGGGTGGAGGTTTCCATTCGCCCGATCCATCTGGTTGGAGAAGAGAAGATCCTGGTGACGGTGAGCGATATCGATGGTTTCGTGAACGCCCAATCGGATCTGGCAACGATCAATGCGGAACTCGAATCGCGTGTGGAGCAACGCACCCTCGAGATCCAACAAGAACGAGAGGCGGCAAGGGCCTTCGCCTACTCCGTTTCGCACGATCTGCGATCGCCGCTTCGCGCCATCAACGGCTTCACGAAAATCCTGCGTGAAGACTTCGAATCCTCCTTGCCTTCCGAGGGGCGGCAGGCGTTGGTCCGGATCGAATCGGCCGCCGAGCGGATGGGGGGATTGATCGAAGCGTTGCTCTCGCTTTCCAAGGTGGATCGCCACCCCGTCCACCTGAGCCAGGTGGACATTTCCTGTCTGATCCAGGAGGTTCGGGAGGAGCTGTGCGCGGCAGCCCAGTGTCCTGGTGCGGGAAAAAGCTGTTGCAACGTCCAATGGAGCGTCGCGTCCTTGCCGTCTCTGCTTACGGACCATGCGCTTGCCCGGATGGTCCTCACCAATGTGCTGGGAAACGCGTGCAAGTTCATCCGCCCCGATTCGATCCAACGCATCGAGATCTTCGCGCAGGAGCGGGCGGACGGGATCTGGTGCGTGGTTTCGGACAACGGGGTGGGATTCGACATGGCCTATGCCGACAAGCTTTTCCAGGCCTTCCAGCGACTGCACTCCGACTCGGTCGATGGCATCGGGATCGGCTTGGCCACCGTGAAAAAAGCGCTCGACCGCTTGGGCGGGGCCATCGAGGCCGAAGGCGTCGTGGGTGCGGGCGCGACATTCCGCTTCCGGCTCGGACCAGCAGCGAACAACGTTCGCGACGAGGTCTAA
- the hisH gene encoding imidazole glycerol phosphate synthase subunit HisH: MTILVDYKAGNLTSVSLALSKVGIAHSISDDPDVVRKAQRVVFPGVGAAGQAMENLRSKGMDQALIEAVRRGIPVLGICIGCQILLERSEEDGGVDCLGILPGQVKRFDFSHLPQPRPKVPHMGWNPVRFVRPHPLFQGIAQDSHFYFVHSFYPAPQRPENILGSTEYGGQEFASILDGGNVVATQFHTEKSGENGLRLLSNFGTWKP; encoded by the coding sequence GTGACGATTCTTGTCGACTACAAGGCGGGAAACCTGACCTCCGTGTCGCTCGCCTTGTCCAAGGTGGGCATCGCCCACTCCATTTCAGATGATCCAGACGTGGTCCGGAAGGCCCAACGAGTGGTGTTCCCGGGAGTCGGCGCCGCCGGCCAAGCCATGGAAAACCTGCGCAGCAAGGGAATGGACCAAGCCTTGATCGAGGCGGTGCGACGCGGCATCCCCGTTCTGGGCATCTGCATCGGCTGCCAGATTCTGTTGGAGCGCTCGGAGGAGGACGGCGGCGTGGACTGCCTCGGGATCCTGCCGGGCCAGGTCAAGCGATTCGACTTCTCCCACCTTCCCCAGCCGCGCCCCAAAGTCCCGCACATGGGCTGGAATCCCGTGCGGTTCGTGCGTCCGCACCCCTTGTTCCAGGGGATCGCCCAGGATTCGCACTTCTATTTCGTGCACTCGTTCTATCCCGCCCCCCAGCGTCCCGAGAACATCCTGGGAAGCACCGAGTACGGCGGCCAGGAATTCGCGAGCATCCTCGACGGCGGCAACGTGGTGGCCACCCAGTTCCACACCGAAAAGAGCGGCGAGAACGGCCTGCGCCTGTTGTCCAACTTCGGCACCTGGAAGCCATAG
- the hemG gene encoding protoporphyrinogen oxidase — MTLRVGIVGAGISGLSTHHFLEREAAKRGLAIQVETWDPRPSPGGNVRTENRDGWRCEEAAESILNSRTETRELALELGLADRIVQASPAARKRFLVWRGKLRAMGPQSVFGSFPTWSAKLAALKEPFVQRGPEDESFADFGRRRLGKGLFEQIMDPMVTGIYAANPELLSVRSAFPRIKAMEQEHGSLVLALWHGRKARARQPKESKAGSGSYSFRGGMTDLVNALAASLGGSVLTDQPLVRLERLENGWRLHGRDRTADFDRVVLALPSHQLGNLDGLPATSRVDLCGVPYNPVAVVGLGFKREQVLHPLDGFGFLVPRSEGRKILGTLFTSSLWTDAAPEGHVLLRTMVGGGRSPELAGLAEHELIAMVQAELAELVGAQGAPVFSHVKRYAQGIPQYPVGHHLVVERLRQELSALGLFLAGNAWDGIGVNDCVAASAARAVTILAGA; from the coding sequence GTGACCTTGCGGGTGGGAATCGTGGGAGCCGGGATCTCCGGCTTGTCCACGCACCACTTCCTGGAGCGCGAAGCGGCCAAACGCGGCCTGGCGATCCAGGTGGAAACTTGGGACCCGCGCCCGTCGCCAGGCGGGAACGTCCGCACGGAAAATCGCGATGGATGGCGTTGCGAAGAAGCGGCGGAAAGCATCCTCAACAGCCGCACGGAAACCCGCGAACTGGCTCTGGAGCTTGGATTGGCCGATCGGATCGTCCAGGCTTCTCCGGCGGCCAGGAAGCGATTCCTGGTCTGGCGCGGGAAGTTGCGGGCGATGGGGCCGCAATCCGTTTTCGGGTCGTTTCCCACTTGGAGCGCCAAGCTCGCGGCCCTGAAGGAGCCTTTTGTCCAGCGCGGCCCCGAAGATGAAAGCTTTGCCGATTTCGGGCGTCGCCGGCTGGGGAAGGGATTGTTCGAGCAGATCATGGATCCGATGGTCACCGGGATCTACGCGGCCAATCCTGAACTCCTGTCCGTCCGGTCGGCGTTCCCGCGGATCAAGGCCATGGAGCAGGAGCACGGCTCGTTGGTTCTGGCCCTTTGGCACGGGCGCAAGGCGCGTGCGCGCCAGCCCAAGGAGAGCAAGGCCGGTTCGGGCTCCTACAGCTTCCGCGGCGGAATGACGGATCTTGTCAATGCGTTGGCCGCCTCGCTCGGTGGATCGGTGCTCACCGACCAGCCTCTGGTGCGCCTGGAGCGATTGGAAAACGGCTGGCGTCTGCACGGACGCGACCGCACCGCCGATTTCGACCGGGTCGTCCTTGCGCTGCCATCTCATCAGTTGGGAAATCTCGACGGCCTGCCCGCGACCTCTCGGGTGGATCTGTGCGGTGTGCCGTACAATCCCGTGGCGGTGGTTGGACTGGGCTTCAAGCGCGAACAGGTCCTCCATCCTCTCGATGGCTTCGGGTTCCTGGTGCCTCGGTCGGAAGGTCGGAAGATTCTGGGAACGCTGTTCACATCTTCGCTATGGACGGACGCCGCTCCCGAAGGTCATGTGCTCCTGCGCACCATGGTGGGAGGGGGACGCAGTCCCGAACTGGCGGGTTTGGCGGAGCACGAGCTGATCGCGATGGTCCAGGCTGAACTCGCCGAGCTTGTCGGCGCGCAAGGTGCGCCGGTCTTCAGCCATGTGAAGCGCTACGCCCAAGGAATTCCTCAATACCCGGTCGGGCACCACCTGGTGGTGGAACGGCTGAGGCAGGAATTGTCAGCTCTGGGCCTGTTCCTCGCCGGTAACGCATGGGACGGCATCGGGGTCAACGACTGCGTCGCCGCCTCCGCCGCCCGTGCGGTAACGATCCTGGCCGGAGCCTAG
- a CDS encoding class I SAM-dependent rRNA methyltransferase, with protein MEPLFLLPREERRVLAGHLWVFSNEVDWKRSSRPEIGESRMLQAANGRPLGMVDCHPNTLIAARIQSDLPSAAPDVSFWKARFQKAQQERQSWVGSSTVCRLINADGDRLPGLTIDLYGTHAVVQAQTAAMDRRAPVIAQALLEMGFVGVKLSGKSHSRELEGLPQEDRWFGTPLDVAWVPVADGVEAAAPIGAGQKTGFFLDQTENRKRLAKFATGRTVLDACSYTGGWGLAMAKAGATGCEFLDSDASALEWVRQGWERADFRGNFGLLHGDVFDGLRQLAEQGRQFGVVVLDPPAFAKSRKTVDQALIGYQNLSRLGLEVLEPGGILVTCSCSGLVDEGDFHQAVVRALRQKKRQARLIARLGAAPDHPLHPSMPETLYLKVLVWAVD; from the coding sequence ATGGAACCTCTCTTTTTGTTGCCGCGTGAAGAACGCCGGGTGCTCGCCGGGCACCTCTGGGTCTTCTCAAACGAAGTGGACTGGAAGCGGAGCTCGCGTCCGGAAATCGGGGAATCGCGAATGCTTCAGGCGGCCAACGGCCGCCCGTTGGGCATGGTCGATTGCCACCCCAACACCTTGATCGCTGCACGTATTCAGTCCGATCTCCCATCGGCCGCTCCTGATGTGTCCTTCTGGAAGGCACGCTTCCAAAAGGCCCAGCAGGAACGACAAAGCTGGGTGGGATCTTCGACCGTCTGCCGATTGATCAATGCCGATGGCGATCGCTTGCCTGGCCTGACCATCGATTTGTACGGGACACACGCCGTGGTGCAGGCGCAGACCGCCGCCATGGATCGTCGTGCTCCGGTCATCGCGCAAGCCTTGTTGGAGATGGGCTTCGTCGGCGTGAAGTTGTCCGGCAAGAGCCATTCCCGCGAACTGGAAGGTCTCCCGCAGGAGGATCGATGGTTCGGAACTCCACTGGACGTGGCATGGGTTCCGGTCGCCGACGGTGTCGAGGCTGCCGCTCCCATCGGGGCCGGCCAGAAGACCGGCTTTTTCCTGGACCAGACGGAAAACCGCAAACGTCTCGCGAAGTTCGCGACCGGACGCACGGTGCTCGATGCCTGCTCCTACACCGGTGGCTGGGGTTTGGCCATGGCCAAGGCCGGAGCCACAGGCTGCGAATTCCTGGACTCCGACGCCTCCGCCCTGGAATGGGTGCGCCAAGGATGGGAACGAGCGGATTTCCGCGGCAATTTCGGACTCCTTCACGGCGACGTGTTCGATGGTCTCCGCCAATTGGCCGAACAGGGCCGCCAGTTCGGCGTGGTGGTTCTGGATCCGCCCGCTTTCGCCAAAAGCCGCAAGACGGTGGACCAGGCCTTGATCGGGTACCAGAATCTGTCACGCCTGGGCTTGGAAGTCCTGGAGCCCGGTGGAATCCTGGTCACCTGTTCCTGCTCGGGATTGGTGGATGAAGGCGACTTCCACCAGGCCGTCGTACGGGCGCTGCGTCAGAAAAAGCGCCAAGCCCGCCTGATCGCCAGACTCGGAGCCGCTCCCGACCATCCGCTCCACCCCTCCATGCCCGAGACCCTCTACCTGAAGGTCCTGGTCTGGGCGGTGGACTAG
- the hisD gene encoding histidinol dehydrogenase: MIFPALTGAKAAARLKQIVGRGTAPSPEIEAKVRAILADVRERGLVAATEYARSFDGLGPKQPIRLSTKTVEAAANKCPKPVQEAIKRSIRQVRTFHERQAEESWVLEGDSGQWLGMRIAPLHRVGLYVPGGAGVYPSTVIMSAVPAIVAGVREIVVVTPCPHGLDPAVAFALRELAIEEIYAIGGAQAIGLLAYGGKGIERVDKIVGPCNVWASIAKREVFGTVDIDNIAGPSEILVFFDESSNVEWVAADLLSQAEHGSGYESAVALTTSAIAAKALSEAMQRQFEASPKKKELEVALSRFGLLMVCPNWTVALDVANRIAPEHAEILSNNAKEILEGLHNAGAIFVGPWTAESVGDYMAGPNHILPTNGTARFASPLGVYDFIKRTSLLLYGPQALAADGPHIAALADAEGFHHHAEAVRLRLPAAKAATQPASKSSPRRARPLSRPSKVAKPRRSK, translated from the coding sequence ATGATCTTCCCAGCCCTGACCGGTGCCAAGGCGGCCGCCCGGCTCAAGCAGATCGTCGGACGCGGGACGGCCCCTTCGCCCGAAATCGAAGCCAAGGTCCGCGCCATCCTCGCCGATGTGCGCGAACGCGGACTGGTCGCCGCGACGGAATACGCCCGCTCCTTCGACGGATTGGGTCCCAAGCAGCCGATCCGCCTCTCGACAAAAACCGTCGAGGCCGCGGCGAACAAATGCCCCAAGCCCGTCCAGGAAGCCATCAAGCGCTCCATCCGGCAGGTGCGCACCTTCCACGAGCGCCAGGCCGAGGAATCCTGGGTGCTGGAAGGCGACAGCGGCCAATGGCTGGGCATGCGGATCGCGCCTCTGCATCGGGTGGGCCTCTATGTTCCGGGCGGCGCCGGGGTCTATCCCAGCACGGTCATCATGAGCGCCGTTCCGGCCATCGTGGCGGGCGTGCGCGAAATCGTGGTGGTCACTCCCTGCCCGCACGGACTCGATCCCGCGGTCGCCTTCGCGCTGCGCGAACTGGCCATCGAGGAGATCTACGCCATCGGTGGCGCCCAGGCCATCGGGCTGTTGGCCTACGGCGGCAAAGGGATCGAACGGGTGGACAAGATCGTGGGGCCCTGCAACGTGTGGGCCTCCATCGCCAAGCGCGAGGTGTTTGGGACGGTCGACATCGACAACATCGCCGGCCCCTCCGAAATCCTGGTCTTCTTCGACGAATCCTCCAATGTGGAATGGGTCGCCGCCGACCTGCTCTCGCAGGCCGAACACGGCTCGGGCTACGAATCCGCCGTGGCGCTCACCACCAGCGCGATCGCCGCCAAGGCTCTTTCCGAAGCCATGCAGCGACAGTTCGAGGCCTCCCCGAAAAAGAAAGAGCTCGAGGTCGCCTTGTCGCGGTTCGGACTCCTGATGGTCTGCCCCAACTGGACCGTCGCGCTGGACGTGGCCAACCGCATCGCTCCCGAGCACGCCGAAATCCTGTCCAACAACGCCAAGGAGATCCTCGAGGGCCTGCACAACGCCGGCGCCATCTTCGTCGGCCCCTGGACGGCAGAATCTGTCGGCGACTACATGGCCGGCCCCAACCACATCCTTCCCACCAATGGAACGGCACGATTCGCCTCGCCGCTGGGAGTCTACGACTTCATCAAGCGCACCAGCCTCCTGCTGTACGGCCCCCAGGCATTGGCCGCCGATGGTCCGCACATCGCCGCCTTGGCGGACGCGGAAGGCTTCCACCACCACGCCGAGGCTGTGCGTCTGCGCTTGCCGGCCGCCAAAGCGGCCACCCAGCCGGCTTCCAAGTCCTCTCCTCGTCGGGCACGCCCGCTATCGCGCCCGTCCAAGGTCGCCAAGCCGCGGAGAAGCAAGTGA
- the hisF gene encoding imidazole glycerol phosphate synthase subunit HisF codes for MLAKRVIVCLDVRNGKVTKGVKFEGNLDLGDPVEMGAEYYRQGVDELVFYDITASAENRAIDIEMVRGVARHVFIPFSVGGGIRNLQDMRDVLLAGAEKVSLNSLAVRTPSIISDGAKAFGNQCIVLGMDALKVGVSEKVPSGYEIVVKGGRERTGIDAVAWAKRAEELGAGEICLNSIDADGTKAGYELEITRKIVQAVSIPVIASGGAGTPQHLSEVLMPNVGADAALVASLTHIDGYTVGQLKQAIAKSGLAVRI; via the coding sequence ATGCTCGCCAAACGCGTGATCGTCTGCCTGGACGTTCGAAACGGCAAAGTCACCAAAGGCGTGAAGTTCGAAGGCAATCTCGACTTGGGCGATCCCGTCGAGATGGGCGCCGAGTACTACCGCCAGGGTGTCGACGAACTCGTGTTCTACGACATCACCGCCTCGGCGGAAAACCGCGCCATCGACATCGAGATGGTCCGTGGTGTGGCCAGACACGTGTTCATCCCCTTTTCGGTGGGTGGCGGGATCCGCAATCTCCAGGACATGCGCGACGTGCTGCTGGCCGGCGCGGAAAAGGTCTCCCTCAACTCGCTGGCGGTGCGGACTCCGTCCATCATCTCCGATGGCGCCAAGGCTTTCGGTAACCAGTGCATCGTGCTGGGAATGGACGCCCTGAAAGTGGGCGTATCGGAAAAGGTCCCGAGCGGTTACGAGATCGTGGTCAAGGGCGGTCGGGAACGCACGGGAATCGACGCCGTGGCATGGGCCAAGCGTGCGGAAGAATTGGGTGCAGGAGAGATCTGCCTGAACTCCATCGACGCCGACGGAACCAAGGCGGGCTACGAGCTGGAGATCACCCGCAAGATCGTCCAGGCGGTATCCATCCCGGTGATCGCCTCCGGCGGCGCGGGAACACCCCAGCACCTATCCGAAGTCCTCATGCCCAACGTTGGTGCGGACGCGGCCCTCGTCGCGAGCCTCACGCACATCGACGGCTACACGGTGGGACAGCTCAAGCAGGCCATCGCCAAGTCGGGCTTAGCCGTCAGAATCTGA